A region of the Blattabacterium cuenoti genome:
AAAGAACATCGAGAAAAAATTATGAATTTTTTGAAAAAAATAAAAAATGAAATACATTCTGATAAGGATTTTTCCACGAAAGCTATTTTATTATCAGAAGATTATTCTTCTGCATTCAAAGGAGGTCTCATTAATGGAATTAAGAAAAAAAATATATCAAAAGAATTCGAAAAGATAGTTTTTTCTTTAGAAGAAAAACAAATATCTGAACCTTTTGAAACAGATTTAGGTTTTCATTTAGTTAAATTAGAAAAAAAAAGAGGAGAAGAAATAGACATAAGACACATTTTAATCCAACCTAAATATACGGAAGAAGAATTACGAAGAGCTAAATCATTTGCATATGAAATTAAAAATCGTCTTATCAATCATGAAATTTCTTTTGAAACCATTTCAAATGAAAGACCTCTATTACATAATGAAATTGTGAATCATTCTGTATGGAAAAAAATTTGGGTTGAAGAAAATCAAATATCAAAAAATTTGAAAAAAACATTAAAAAATTTAAAAAATGGGGAAATTTCTAAACCTTATAAAGAAATTGTAAATGGAAAAGAATTTTTTTTCATAGTAAAATTATTAAAACGTAAACCTTCTCATCCTATTTCTTTTCAAGAAGATTATACTCAATTAAAAAATTTAGTCATGAATATAAAGCAAGAAGAAAAAATAAAAAATTGGATAAAAAACCAGTTAAAAAAAACTTATTTAAGAATAGAATATCCTTGTCCAATACAAGACAATAAAAAATAAGATTACTTATTGAATAAACCTGCATAATATCCATTTAATTGAATTAATTCTTTATGACTACCTTTTTCTACAAGAAAACCTTTGTTGATCACTAAAATTTTATCAGCATTTTCTAACGTCGAAAGACGATGAGTGATAATAATTGAAGTTTTATTTTTAGTTAAACTATCTGTAGCATGATAGATCAATTTTTCTAATTCTTTATTTAAAGATGCAGTGGCTTCATCTAAGATCAATATAGAATAAGGATGCATTTGTACTCTTAAAAAGGCAATCAATTGTTTTTCTCCAAGTGATAAAACTCCCCCTCTTTCTTTTACAATAGATTTATATCCGTGAGGTAAAGATGTAATAAAACTATGTATTCCTATTTTTTTTGCCATTTCTTCTATTTTTTTTACACTAATTGAAGAATCTCCTAAGGTAATATTATTGATAATCGAATCATTA
Encoded here:
- a CDS encoding peptidylprolyl isomerase; translated protein: MLIIFFVSSSSFTLEKIGGITAVIGDEILLDSEVKHYLNSNKKILPCKGLENLIIHKLILYHSKKDPSLQIDNQEIQYKKEEFLKGFNSDSSKNLSLEELTETIKNNQYIEKFYQKIKENIEITPEEVKHFFNKEKEKLPIVPKQICVSYIILSPKFSKEHREKIMNFLKKIKNEIHSDKDFSTKAILLSEDYSSAFKGGLINGIKKKNISKEFEKIVFSLEEKQISEPFETDLGFHLVKLEKKRGEEIDIRHILIQPKYTEEELRRAKSFAYEIKNRLINHEISFETISNERPLLHNEIVNHSVWKKIWVEENQISKNLKKTLKNLKNGEISKPYKEIVNGKEFFFIVKLLKRKPSHPISFQEDYTQLKNLVMNIKQEEKIKNWIKNQLKKTYLRIEYPCPIQDNKK